From one Acidobacteriota bacterium genomic stretch:
- a CDS encoding helix-turn-helix transcriptional regulator has translation MVGSGIPSAKALDPLDKWEVQIRKGCLELAILAALWSGKRYGLDILRHLADVADLDVPEGTVYPLLSRLKTEGYLESEWVEAEAGHPRKYYRLTVGGRRRAAQMARFWSRFSSNLDGLIEPLRKGER, from the coding sequence ATGGTTGGTTCCGGGATTCCATCGGCGAAGGCGCTCGACCCGCTCGACAAGTGGGAAGTCCAGATCCGGAAAGGCTGTCTCGAGCTGGCGATCCTGGCCGCCCTGTGGTCCGGGAAACGCTACGGACTGGACATCCTGCGGCACCTGGCCGACGTCGCGGACCTCGACGTCCCGGAGGGGACCGTCTATCCGCTGCTGAGCCGGCTGAAGACGGAGGGCTACCTCGAGTCGGAATGGGTAGAGGCCGAGGCCGGCCATCCGCGGAAGTACTACCGGCTCACCGTCGGCGGCCGCCGCCGGGCCGCGCAGATGGCACGGTTCTGGTCGAGGTTCTCCTCGAATCTCGACGGGCTGATCGAGCCGCTTCGAAAAGGGGAACGCTGA
- a CDS encoding CPBP family intramembrane metalloprotease — translation MKFTDSRALSALELLLGTGIVIGHNVFRVLPNEVPILAVLGLISFRVRSGGWAALPFRRPKSWWRIVAVAVAAAALRIVLGGFVETLASKVWPPIVAPAGSEAMAGDLKTALLWLGLVWTWAAFGEEFGYRGYLLTRAADIGKGSAAAYLAGMVFVAVLFGFGHFYKGPAGIVDSGVAGLMFGAAYLISGRNLWASVLAHGFVDTYGVTALYFGWAT, via the coding sequence ATGAAATTCACCGACTCTCGCGCTCTGAGCGCTCTCGAGCTCCTGCTGGGCACGGGCATCGTGATCGGGCATAACGTGTTTCGGGTCCTGCCCAACGAAGTGCCCATCCTCGCCGTGCTGGGCCTGATCTCGTTCCGGGTGCGCAGCGGCGGCTGGGCCGCGCTGCCGTTTCGCCGCCCGAAGTCGTGGTGGCGCATCGTCGCGGTCGCGGTCGCGGCGGCGGCGCTCAGGATCGTCCTGGGCGGATTCGTCGAGACGCTCGCCTCGAAGGTGTGGCCTCCGATCGTGGCGCCCGCGGGAAGCGAAGCCATGGCCGGCGACCTCAAGACCGCGCTCCTGTGGCTCGGGCTCGTCTGGACGTGGGCGGCGTTCGGCGAAGAGTTCGGATATCGGGGCTACCTGCTCACACGCGCGGCCGATATCGGGAAGGGATCCGCGGCCGCGTATCTGGCCGGGATGGTCTTCGTAGCCGTTCTTTTCGGTTTCGGTCACTTCTACAAAGGCCCCGCCGGCATCGTCGACTCGGGTGTTGCAGGGCTCATGTTCGGAGCCGCGTACCTGATCTCTGGTCGAAACCTGTGGGCGAG